A single Klebsiella variicola DNA region contains:
- the gpJ gene encoding TipJ family phage tail tip protein: MANNIIKGRKGGGSKQRTPTEQPDDLQSVAKAKILLALGEGEFAGGLTGKDIYLDGTPLENADGSQNFSGVSWEFRPGTQAQTYIQGIPGTENEISVGTEVSSKTAWTHTFTNTQLSAVRVRLKWPSLMKQEDDGDVVGNTVKYAIDLQTDGGAWQTVLETAVTGKTTSGYERSHRIDLPHAGSTWTLRLRKISPDANSVKTGDVMTLQSYTEVIDAKLRYPNTALLYIEFDSSQFNGSIPQISCEPRGRVIRVPDNYNPETREYTGVWTGGFKWAWTDNPAWIYYDIVTADRFGLGNRLSSANISKWTLYQIAQYCDQLVPDGRGGDGMEPRYTCNVYVQERNDAYTVLRDFAAIFRGMTCWNGEQIVVQADMPRDVDFTYTRANIVGKPRYSSSSSQVRYTNALVSWSDPDNAYADAMEPAFIPELVSRYSFNQLEMTAIGCTRQSEAHRKGLWGILTNNKDRVVEFDVGLDGRIPQPGYIIALADELLAGRVNGGRISAVNGRVITLDRDVDAKPGDRLQLNLPSGISQSRTIQAVNGRRQITVTTAYSETPERECVWAVESDDLFLQQYRVTGVKENSDATLTITGVAHDPDKFPRIDTGAIIDQRPVSVLPAGNQSPPDDIVITSRSVVNQGISVETMQVNWSAVNGAIAYEAQWRRNDGNWINVPRSSTTSFEVSGIYAGRYLVRVRAINAAEISSGWAYSEEKTLTGKVGEPLAPLALATRSLVHGVQVSWEFPTGSGDTLRTELQYSKNQDGSAPMPLSDVAYPGKSYQQMGLSMGAEFWYRARLVDRLGNESPWTGWVQGMASDNFDDYYENLTDAIKDTAAWEETQRTISETQEGIRNTQQELEQTAEALRKEAEDQAKQVSQDIDASAKSITADVDGKISTVNKTITDEITSVNEALDSGLAQANKGVQEAKSAVADANKQIATVNKSLTDSITQVRQSVTDTAAEINATIDLEIARVSKTLADGDAALNAQIKTAENGLKQSLSQVNTTLTSAVKQETADRIADVNAKASQAADELLAATQGIEASIESLTQVMKTADENLAREMSSLAAGANIQFDSQVIWHFNNQTTEGWTGSAGVPGVSQDGWLRPADSATDPYITSPGGLAVDGAAYRFIMLRFRKTGKPVWAGEIRWVSAGENFNNTKRYIVAEPEYADGVATLTVRDIPWTGNIDRIRLDLTNQQDTSNFIEFDWIAVGRPAPGASTAALQDVRSTLSNALTAEAQARSTLAAQMRGSYDGSDLEKVTSGLLYQEKTARVTAISAEVKARESLQTQFNDNKAAVSGELSSLTTEQNAQASRIGGLETSLGKKADAAALTSLTQKVEQQGATLTSQGAALTSLTNRVGQTETGLAGTNEALSGLQSVVTQQGDRITSQGQSITKLTSDLGTTNAALAKKAEAAAVTALTQQVEQNGQDIRSNTDSITSLSNQLVNGQPNRWSRRLYPVQLATAGTVPSFSDVRAVAPTVVDEVADAAKLDFTSAGSYLIALYSCQVKVAADTTITLAPGARVFDDTGAIFVNGVQVAWGNASWNTVSFELKAGWNTVEFLVNQWTGQAYINLGLKLSDKVAEMYSGLGVSALANAAGVLSSNVSQIGNDVVSNSQNITQLRNALTQTDANVASKADQTAMNSLTGRVEKTEAGLTAANSNIVSLTAAVNAGNAAGDDYIPNPSFDPAYDRMGYDVVETTADGVPADCPFRYAVRLAGRDHVPKINNIAVTPGDVFEMSALVACGTGSADFNFYIGRATTATGGIGAKASGGNTKTTSAWKRTTWRFTVPSDTSLLRPFLQVNQSSPFGTVWYAADWHMRNVTVANSAQKTADATAKAVDSLTTTVSQQGDTLSSIGTRTTSLENSLRSTNDTVSKKADTTAVTQLQGTVTQQGNDIAAANSALTKLSSDLATTNANVNKKADASAMNTLQNQVTEQGKTLSAQGDSLTKLSNSLSQTAADIDASGKMPGNLIVNGSFERGAAGFTGWSSTATVADLQVPHSGNKALKMSAGQSNLVGQEISITQGRTYRMGVWAKQDPGTTIKDAGNTKFRVADSTGLLVGSNYGPFSSGWQLVTFDWKATKTTTASFQLTTFLSAGAMYFDDFHVLDVTDEKDIAANAGAISQMNTRVTAAEGAITTQAQQLTKLSGDLAVTNAAVSQKAEQSAVTGLTTRMTSAEGKLDSQSQQLTSLQNSLTTMNTELGKKADTSAVSSLTGRVSQVENTITSQSQSITSLTSTINTIRTQGANPWVDGTFESYSDGQVLGGNGTAVVVASQKFTGDKSLKLRRDENNGGNSDKQLGTWQSVREDAKFRFEFWAMMPADQAPSSGWTTLVGIQSQNAAGQNAWQAAVTVSEASLGARDKWVKFTGIASNNGAGRTRAVVWISTRGATGNGTPGYSLYIDDLVITDVTDAKAAQDASDATASAVSGLTARVTDAEGKITAQAQQQTALATKVDNANSRVDNMAKTLSDSQSTQVSLNTSLQSQIDAQAAANIKNQTTLDNTIKSVASITSTQQTHATALEALATQQTTLTSSVGDLSASVQNTAKTVADVNGTVSSLWSMKVETVNGKNVGAGITLGSNGETSDMILYADRFSLFNRNNATAVPVMIAEGNELYIDTARIKNSSLTSTKIADGSITNAKIGKEIRSDDFVDGARGWSINKDGGAQFNNGIFRGHIEAASGKFKGTLEAQSFIGDIAVARRYDDMAFRRNQTVQRNGAYQNRGYGMTIVLSCTLVYQLTGAGNVQQSYSVDITFNIGGQEVTRRFFANAGGFQSGDFTQEFRFAADLLADNNNVSFFIKARGNDASIDYSCSIQNITATAFRTNSNSFS, encoded by the coding sequence ATGGCAAATAACATAATTAAAGGGCGCAAGGGTGGCGGCTCAAAGCAGCGTACACCGACGGAACAGCCGGATGATTTACAGTCCGTTGCGAAAGCCAAAATTCTGCTCGCATTAGGTGAGGGTGAATTTGCAGGTGGTTTAACCGGTAAAGATATTTATCTTGATGGCACCCCGCTTGAAAATGCTGATGGTTCGCAAAACTTCAGTGGCGTGTCCTGGGAATTTCGACCCGGCACGCAGGCTCAGACTTATATTCAGGGTATTCCCGGCACTGAAAATGAAATCAGTGTGGGAACGGAAGTTTCCAGCAAGACAGCCTGGACCCATACCTTTACTAATACCCAGCTTTCTGCCGTTCGTGTCCGCCTGAAATGGCCGTCCCTGATGAAACAGGAAGATGACGGCGACGTGGTGGGCAATACCGTCAAGTATGCGATTGACCTGCAGACCGACGGTGGCGCCTGGCAGACGGTGCTGGAAACCGCTGTCACGGGTAAAACCACCTCCGGTTATGAGCGGAGCCATCGTATTGATCTGCCCCATGCCGGCAGTACCTGGACGCTACGCCTGCGAAAAATCTCTCCGGATGCAAACAGTGTCAAAACTGGCGACGTGATGACGCTGCAGAGCTATACCGAAGTGATTGACGCGAAGCTGCGTTATCCCAACACCGCGCTGCTTTATATCGAGTTCGACTCCAGCCAGTTTAATGGCTCCATTCCGCAAATTTCCTGTGAGCCGCGTGGGCGCGTGATTCGTGTGCCAGATAACTACAATCCGGAAACCCGCGAATATACCGGCGTCTGGACCGGCGGGTTTAAATGGGCCTGGACGGATAACCCGGCCTGGATCTATTACGACATTGTTACAGCTGACCGTTTTGGTCTCGGTAATCGTCTGAGCAGCGCCAATATTTCGAAATGGACGCTGTACCAGATTGCACAGTACTGCGATCAGCTGGTTCCTGACGGGCGCGGTGGTGACGGCATGGAGCCGCGCTATACCTGTAACGTCTACGTCCAGGAACGCAACGATGCTTACACCGTGCTGCGAGACTTTGCCGCCATTTTCCGGGGCATGACTTGCTGGAACGGTGAGCAGATTGTTGTGCAGGCTGATATGCCGCGTGATGTCGATTTTACCTATACGCGCGCCAATATTGTCGGCAAACCCCGTTATTCGAGCAGCAGCAGCCAGGTTCGGTACACCAACGCCCTGGTTTCCTGGTCTGATCCGGATAATGCTTATGCTGATGCAATGGAGCCGGCGTTTATCCCGGAACTGGTTTCCCGCTACAGTTTTAACCAGCTCGAAATGACCGCGATTGGCTGTACGCGCCAGAGCGAAGCCCACCGTAAGGGGCTGTGGGGCATACTGACCAACAACAAAGACCGGGTCGTTGAGTTTGATGTGGGGCTGGACGGTCGCATTCCTCAACCCGGTTATATCATTGCCCTGGCGGATGAGTTGCTGGCCGGACGGGTCAATGGCGGGCGGATCAGCGCGGTGAATGGCCGGGTGATTACGCTGGATCGTGATGTGGATGCCAAACCTGGCGACCGCCTCCAGCTAAACCTGCCATCCGGGATCTCACAGAGCCGGACCATCCAGGCCGTTAACGGACGCCGGCAGATTACGGTCACAACGGCGTACAGTGAGACGCCAGAACGGGAATGCGTCTGGGCCGTAGAATCTGATGACCTCTTCCTGCAGCAGTACCGGGTTACAGGGGTAAAAGAGAACAGCGATGCCACCCTCACGATCACCGGCGTGGCACATGACCCGGATAAATTCCCCCGCATCGATACCGGCGCTATTATCGACCAGCGCCCGGTTAGCGTATTGCCGGCGGGCAACCAGTCACCTCCTGACGATATTGTCATCACATCCCGCTCGGTCGTGAATCAGGGGATCAGCGTCGAAACGATGCAGGTTAACTGGTCAGCGGTCAACGGTGCTATTGCCTACGAGGCGCAGTGGCGCCGTAACGACGGGAACTGGATTAATGTACCGCGCAGCTCGACCACCTCGTTTGAGGTCAGCGGCATTTATGCCGGTCGTTACCTGGTTCGCGTCCGCGCGATCAATGCGGCGGAGATTTCGAGCGGGTGGGCGTATTCCGAAGAGAAAACCCTGACCGGCAAGGTCGGCGAGCCGCTGGCACCGCTGGCGCTGGCAACCCGTTCGCTGGTTCATGGGGTCCAGGTTAGCTGGGAGTTCCCGACCGGCTCCGGGGATACGCTGCGCACGGAACTGCAGTACAGCAAAAATCAGGACGGCAGTGCGCCAATGCCGTTATCAGACGTGGCCTATCCGGGGAAAAGCTATCAGCAGATGGGCCTCAGTATGGGCGCCGAATTCTGGTACCGGGCGCGCCTTGTGGATCGTCTTGGCAATGAAAGCCCGTGGACCGGCTGGGTCCAGGGGATGGCCAGCGATAACTTTGATGACTACTACGAAAACCTGACCGACGCGATCAAGGATACGGCTGCCTGGGAGGAAACGCAGCGCACCATTAGCGAAACGCAGGAAGGTATCCGCAATACGCAGCAGGAACTGGAGCAGACCGCTGAAGCTCTGCGTAAGGAAGCCGAAGACCAGGCGAAGCAGGTCAGCCAGGATATTGATGCATCGGCGAAAAGCATCACTGCTGATGTTGACGGGAAGATCTCCACCGTGAATAAAACCATCACGGATGAGATCACCTCGGTCAATGAGGCTCTCGATTCTGGTCTGGCTCAGGCAAACAAAGGCGTTCAGGAGGCAAAATCCGCCGTCGCAGATGCGAACAAGCAGATCGCAACTGTGAATAAGTCGCTGACCGACAGCATCACCCAGGTAAGACAGTCAGTCACTGATACCGCTGCGGAAATCAACGCCACCATCGACCTGGAGATTGCCAGGGTCAGCAAAACGCTGGCCGATGGCGATGCCGCATTGAATGCGCAGATAAAGACTGCCGAAAATGGCCTGAAGCAGTCGCTGTCTCAGGTCAACACCACGCTGACCAGTGCGGTGAAGCAGGAGACCGCGGATCGTATCGCCGATGTTAACGCGAAGGCGTCACAGGCCGCTGATGAACTGCTGGCGGCAACGCAGGGGATTGAGGCGAGTATCGAGAGCCTGACTCAGGTGATGAAGACCGCCGATGAAAATCTGGCGCGGGAAATGTCCAGCCTCGCTGCCGGCGCTAATATCCAGTTCGACTCGCAGGTTATCTGGCATTTCAACAATCAGACGACCGAGGGCTGGACCGGCAGCGCCGGCGTACCGGGTGTGTCACAGGATGGCTGGTTACGCCCGGCGGACAGCGCCACCGATCCGTACATTACCTCTCCTGGCGGGCTGGCTGTCGATGGTGCGGCGTACCGTTTCATCATGCTGCGCTTTCGTAAAACCGGCAAACCCGTCTGGGCGGGTGAGATCCGCTGGGTGTCTGCCGGCGAAAACTTCAATAACACGAAGCGATACATTGTTGCTGAGCCGGAATATGCCGATGGGGTGGCAACCCTGACGGTGCGTGATATTCCGTGGACAGGGAACATTGATCGTATTCGCCTGGACCTGACGAACCAGCAGGATACCAGCAACTTTATCGAATTCGACTGGATCGCCGTTGGCCGGCCAGCACCCGGCGCCAGTACGGCGGCTCTGCAGGATGTGCGCAGTACGCTGAGTAACGCGCTGACCGCCGAAGCGCAGGCACGCAGCACGCTGGCGGCGCAGATGCGTGGCTCCTATGATGGGAGCGATCTGGAGAAAGTCACCTCCGGGCTGCTGTACCAGGAAAAAACCGCGCGCGTTACCGCCATCTCGGCGGAAGTTAAGGCCAGAGAGTCCCTGCAGACGCAGTTTAACGACAACAAAGCTGCTGTTTCTGGTGAACTGAGTTCTCTGACGACAGAGCAGAACGCGCAGGCGAGCCGTATCGGTGGACTTGAAACCAGCCTCGGGAAAAAAGCCGATGCGGCCGCGCTGACGTCCCTGACGCAGAAAGTTGAGCAACAGGGCGCCACGCTGACATCGCAGGGCGCCGCGTTAACATCGCTCACTAACCGGGTTGGCCAGACGGAAACGGGCCTGGCTGGTACGAATGAGGCGCTGAGCGGGCTGCAGTCTGTTGTTACCCAGCAGGGTGACAGGATAACCAGCCAGGGTCAGTCCATCACGAAACTGACGAGCGATTTGGGCACGACAAATGCCGCGCTGGCGAAGAAAGCCGAAGCGGCTGCGGTCACTGCCTTAACGCAGCAGGTAGAGCAAAACGGCCAGGATATTCGCAGCAATACTGACAGCATCACCAGCCTGTCGAATCAGCTGGTCAATGGCCAACCGAATCGCTGGTCCCGTCGACTCTATCCTGTGCAGCTGGCTACCGCCGGGACAGTCCCGTCATTCAGCGATGTTCGCGCCGTGGCGCCAACGGTCGTGGATGAGGTGGCCGACGCGGCCAAACTGGACTTTACATCCGCCGGCAGCTATCTGATCGCGCTGTATTCCTGCCAGGTGAAAGTGGCCGCAGATACCACCATCACACTGGCGCCCGGCGCCAGGGTTTTTGATGATACCGGCGCCATATTTGTGAATGGGGTTCAGGTCGCCTGGGGTAACGCCAGCTGGAATACCGTCAGTTTTGAACTGAAAGCCGGCTGGAACACCGTTGAGTTTCTGGTGAATCAGTGGACCGGCCAGGCGTATATCAACCTGGGTCTGAAGCTGTCAGACAAGGTTGCTGAGATGTACTCCGGTCTCGGGGTTTCCGCGCTGGCAAACGCAGCCGGCGTGCTCAGCTCGAATGTCAGCCAGATTGGCAACGATGTGGTCAGCAATTCGCAGAACATCACCCAGCTCCGGAATGCGCTGACGCAGACAGACGCGAACGTGGCCAGCAAAGCGGATCAGACGGCGATGAACTCGCTAACCGGACGAGTGGAGAAAACCGAGGCAGGCCTCACGGCAGCCAACAGCAACATCGTCAGCCTGACGGCGGCGGTGAACGCCGGGAATGCTGCCGGGGATGATTACATTCCAAACCCGTCATTTGATCCGGCGTATGACCGCATGGGTTATGACGTGGTGGAGACCACCGCCGATGGTGTGCCGGCTGACTGCCCGTTCAGGTATGCCGTCCGGCTGGCCGGGCGAGACCATGTGCCAAAAATCAACAATATCGCCGTGACACCGGGCGACGTTTTCGAAATGTCTGCTCTGGTAGCGTGTGGTACCGGCAGTGCTGACTTTAACTTCTATATCGGTCGGGCTACTACCGCCACCGGTGGCATCGGAGCGAAAGCGTCCGGGGGCAACACTAAGACCACCTCCGCGTGGAAACGAACCACCTGGCGCTTTACGGTGCCATCCGATACCAGCTTGCTGCGGCCGTTCCTGCAGGTTAATCAGAGCAGCCCGTTCGGCACCGTCTGGTACGCTGCCGACTGGCATATGCGTAACGTGACGGTGGCGAACAGTGCGCAGAAAACCGCAGATGCGACTGCAAAAGCGGTGGATTCACTGACCACCACGGTTAGCCAGCAGGGCGATACGCTCAGCAGCATCGGCACGCGGACCACCTCGCTGGAGAACAGCCTCCGGTCGACAAACGATACGGTGAGTAAAAAGGCTGACACGACAGCGGTGACGCAGCTGCAGGGCACGGTGACGCAGCAGGGGAATGACATCGCGGCAGCTAACAGCGCGCTGACAAAACTCAGCAGCGATCTGGCCACGACGAATGCGAACGTGAACAAAAAAGCGGATGCAAGCGCGATGAACACCCTGCAGAACCAGGTCACGGAGCAGGGCAAAACACTCAGTGCGCAGGGGGATTCTCTGACGAAACTGAGTAACAGCCTGAGCCAGACGGCAGCGGATATTGACGCCAGCGGGAAAATGCCGGGCAACCTCATTGTCAACGGCAGTTTTGAGCGCGGCGCGGCGGGCTTTACCGGCTGGAGCAGTACCGCGACGGTGGCCGATTTACAGGTTCCGCACTCGGGTAACAAGGCGCTGAAAATGTCCGCCGGCCAGTCGAACCTGGTCGGACAGGAAATCAGTATCACGCAGGGCCGTACCTACCGCATGGGGGTATGGGCGAAGCAGGACCCGGGGACCACGATTAAAGATGCGGGTAACACGAAGTTTCGTGTGGCCGACAGCACTGGCCTGCTGGTCGGCTCAAACTACGGACCGTTTAGTTCTGGCTGGCAACTGGTAACGTTTGACTGGAAAGCCACGAAGACCACGACGGCCAGTTTCCAGCTGACAACCTTCCTCAGCGCGGGGGCAATGTATTTTGATGATTTCCATGTCCTCGATGTTACGGATGAAAAGGATATCGCGGCTAATGCCGGGGCTATCTCTCAGATGAATACCCGCGTCACCGCTGCGGAAGGGGCTATCACCACCCAGGCGCAGCAGCTGACGAAACTCAGCGGCGATCTGGCTGTCACAAATGCGGCGGTCAGTCAGAAAGCAGAGCAAAGCGCTGTCACCGGGCTGACCACCCGGATGACGTCTGCCGAGGGTAAACTGGATTCGCAGTCGCAGCAGCTCACCAGTCTGCAGAACAGCCTGACCACGATGAATACTGAGCTGGGTAAAAAGGCTGACACGTCCGCGGTGAGTTCACTGACCGGTCGCGTCAGCCAGGTGGAAAACACCATCACCAGCCAGTCGCAGAGCATCACGTCCCTGACCAGCACCATCAATACCATCCGCACTCAGGGAGCTAATCCGTGGGTTGACGGTACGTTTGAAAGCTACAGCGATGGCCAGGTGCTGGGCGGGAACGGCACCGCCGTTGTGGTGGCGTCTCAGAAATTCACCGGCGATAAGAGCCTGAAGTTGAGACGGGATGAGAACAACGGCGGCAACAGCGATAAACAGCTTGGCACCTGGCAGTCAGTCCGTGAGGACGCGAAGTTCCGGTTTGAGTTCTGGGCCATGATGCCGGCGGATCAGGCGCCCTCCTCCGGGTGGACAACGCTGGTCGGTATCCAGTCACAGAATGCTGCCGGGCAAAATGCCTGGCAGGCGGCGGTCACTGTCAGCGAAGCATCTCTGGGCGCGCGCGATAAATGGGTGAAATTCACGGGTATCGCCAGTAACAACGGGGCGGGCAGAACACGCGCGGTGGTCTGGATCTCCACCCGTGGCGCCACCGGCAACGGTACCCCTGGCTATTCACTGTATATCGACGATCTGGTCATCACGGATGTTACCGATGCGAAAGCAGCACAGGATGCCTCTGACGCGACGGCGAGCGCCGTGAGTGGCCTGACGGCGCGCGTAACGGATGCCGAAGGGAAAATCACTGCCCAGGCGCAGCAGCAGACGGCACTGGCTACGAAAGTGGATAACGCCAACTCCCGCGTCGATAACATGGCGAAGACGCTGAGCGACAGCCAGAGCACACAGGTCAGCCTGAATACCTCGCTTCAGTCGCAGATTGACGCGCAGGCGGCCGCCAACATCAAAAACCAGACGACGCTGGACAACACGATTAAATCGGTGGCCAGTATCACCAGTACCCAGCAGACGCATGCAACGGCACTGGAGGCGCTGGCAACGCAGCAGACGACCCTGACATCCAGTGTCGGGGATCTCAGCGCTTCCGTTCAGAACACCGCCAAAACCGTGGCGGATGTGAATGGTACGGTGAGTTCGCTGTGGTCGATGAAGGTTGAGACGGTTAACGGGAAGAATGTTGGCGCGGGGATTACGCTGGGCAGCAATGGTGAAACGAGCGACATGATCCTCTACGCCGACCGCTTCTCGCTGTTTAACCGTAACAATGCGACGGCAGTGCCGGTGATGATTGCCGAAGGCAATGAACTGTATATCGATACGGCACGTATCAAAAACAGTTCCCTGACCTCAACCAAAATCGCGGACGGTTCCATCACGAACGCGAAGATCGGCAAAGAGATCCGCTCGGATGACTTTGTTGACGGGGCACGCGGCTGGAGCATCAACAAGGATGGTGGGGCGCAGTTCAACAATGGGATCTTCCGTGGTCACATTGAGGCGGCAAGCGGCAAGTTCAAAGGCACCCTGGAAGCTCAGTCATTTATCGGTGATATCGCAGTAGCTCGCCGCTACGATGATATGGCTTTCCGCCGCAACCAGACTGTTCAGCGTAACGGGGCATACCAGAACCGTGGATATGGGATGACGATTGTTCTGTCGTGCACACTGGTTTACCAGCTCACTGGCGCGGGCAATGTTCAGCAGTCGTATTCCGTTGATATCACGTTCAACATTGGCGGGCAGGAAGTAACACGTCGCTTCTTTGCCAACGCCGGCGGTTTCCAGTCTGGTGACTTCACTCAGGAATTCCGCTTCGCTGCTGATCTGCTGGCTGATAACAACAATGTCAGCTTCTTTATCAAGGCGCGCGGCAACGATGCTTCGATTGACTATAGCTGCTCGATCCAGAACATCACCGCCACGGCGTTCCGTACAAACAGCAACTCATTCAGCTAA
- a CDS encoding tail assembly protein, protein MKETMTKIILSGVLGKTFGKIHYRLISTVHEAGQALSATIPGFEKFMITSKERGLTYAVFKGEKNIGKDDLGFPVGGEVIRIVPVLIGSKKAGLLQTILGAVIIVASAVGSYFVPGNPVSAFGYKMGAAMMLGGVVQMLSPQPAGLARKESADNKASYAFGGVTNTASQGYPVPLLYGKRRIGGAIISAGIYVEDQQ, encoded by the coding sequence ATGAAAGAAACAATGACCAAAATAATACTTTCTGGAGTATTAGGTAAAACTTTTGGGAAAATTCACTATCGTTTAATTAGCACTGTTCATGAAGCAGGGCAGGCATTATCGGCAACGATACCAGGCTTCGAAAAATTCATGATTACCAGCAAAGAGCGTGGACTAACCTATGCGGTATTTAAGGGTGAAAAAAATATTGGGAAGGATGATTTAGGATTTCCTGTTGGTGGTGAAGTCATCCGAATTGTTCCTGTTTTAATTGGTAGTAAAAAGGCGGGACTGCTTCAAACAATTCTTGGAGCAGTTATTATTGTTGCCTCTGCTGTCGGCTCTTACTTTGTTCCTGGCAACCCCGTGTCAGCATTTGGTTATAAAATGGGGGCTGCGATGATGCTCGGCGGCGTCGTTCAAATGCTTTCTCCACAGCCAGCTGGCCTGGCACGAAAAGAATCCGCTGACAATAAAGCGTCCTACGCCTTTGGGGGCGTGACGAATACTGCCTCTCAGGGATACCCGGTCCCTTTGCTTTATGGCAAACGCCGAATTGGCGGCGCCATTATATCTGCCGGTATTTACGTAGAAGACCAGCAATAA
- a CDS encoding C40 family peptidase → MRQKTIKAIQEHAAAEYPREACGLVAQRGRAERYFPCRNLATESKDNFVLAPEDYAEVEEWGTITGIVHSHPDATTQPSELDKAQCDATLLPWHIISWPEGDLRTIHPRGELPLLERPFVLGHYDCWGLVMSYFRQTHGIELHDYRVDYPWWEKEYPDNFYQDCWYECGFREFDGPPQPGDMVIMQVQADKWNHAGILLEGNLLLHHLYGHLSKRVPYGGYWMERTMKIVRYHSLC, encoded by the coding sequence ATGCGTCAGAAAACGATTAAGGCCATCCAGGAACATGCGGCCGCAGAATATCCGCGCGAGGCCTGCGGCCTCGTCGCCCAGAGGGGCCGAGCGGAGCGTTATTTCCCCTGCCGGAACCTGGCCACAGAGTCGAAAGATAATTTTGTGCTGGCGCCGGAGGATTATGCGGAGGTTGAAGAATGGGGAACGATCACCGGTATTGTTCACAGCCATCCTGATGCCACCACCCAGCCGAGCGAACTGGATAAAGCGCAATGCGACGCGACCCTTCTCCCCTGGCATATTATCAGCTGGCCAGAAGGCGATCTCCGTACCATCCACCCGCGTGGTGAGTTGCCGCTCCTCGAGCGACCATTCGTGCTGGGCCACTACGATTGCTGGGGCCTGGTGATGAGCTATTTTCGGCAAACCCACGGCATCGAGCTGCACGATTACCGCGTCGATTATCCGTGGTGGGAAAAGGAGTATCCGGACAATTTTTATCAGGACTGCTGGTATGAATGCGGGTTCCGTGAGTTTGATGGTCCACCGCAACCGGGTGACATGGTAATCATGCAGGTGCAGGCGGATAAGTGGAACCACGCCGGGATTCTGCTGGAAGGGAACCTGCTGCTGCATCACCTGTATGGCCATCTCAGCAAGCGCGTGCCGTATGGTGGGTACTGGATGGAAAGGACAATGAAAATCGTTCGATATCATTCTCTATGTTAA
- a CDS encoding phage minor tail protein L: MSLNANYQKLEPGDEVRLLEIDGQAFGLDEVLYFHGYNVPHTAAEILAAGGDLDKLPAKSIWWQGREYKAWPCEIEGIESSTTGSDAQPTLRVGNIDGKISALCLHYDDLALARVVIHDTQKQYLDAKNFPEGNASADPTQEKRRLFFIDVKHYEDDEKVEFTLSSPFALQGMMIPTRQLHAICTWCIRNQYRSGNGCDYAGTRYFDRDNQPVDDPSQDVCNGTLTACKLRHGENSELPFGGFPGTSLIRS, from the coding sequence ATGAGCCTTAACGCGAATTATCAGAAGTTAGAGCCAGGCGATGAGGTGCGTCTCCTGGAGATCGATGGCCAGGCGTTTGGCCTGGATGAGGTTTTGTATTTCCACGGCTATAACGTTCCCCATACTGCAGCCGAAATCCTCGCCGCTGGCGGCGACCTGGATAAGCTGCCGGCGAAAAGCATCTGGTGGCAGGGGCGGGAGTATAAAGCTTGGCCATGTGAAATCGAAGGGATCGAGTCATCCACCACTGGCAGCGACGCGCAGCCAACGCTGCGGGTAGGGAATATCGACGGAAAGATATCCGCGCTCTGTCTTCATTACGACGATCTGGCTCTGGCGCGGGTTGTCATCCACGACACGCAAAAACAGTATCTCGATGCGAAGAACTTTCCGGAAGGGAATGCCTCAGCTGATCCGACGCAGGAGAAACGGCGCCTTTTCTTCATCGACGTAAAGCATTATGAAGACGATGAGAAGGTGGAATTTACTCTCTCCAGCCCGTTTGCCCTGCAGGGGATGATGATCCCCACTCGCCAGCTGCATGCGATTTGCACCTGGTGTATCCGCAATCAATACCGCAGCGGTAACGGGTGCGACTATGCCGGCACCCGGTATTTTGACAGGGACAATCAGCCAGTTGATGACCCGTCGCAGGATGTCTGCAACGGAACGCTCACGGCCTGCAAATTACGTCATGGTGAGAATAGCGAACTGCCGTTTGGCGGGTTCCCCGGCACTTCATTAATCAGGAGCTGA
- a CDS encoding phage tail protein, whose amino-acid sequence MAIEIFTWSPRVNPQQTVNFRVRKAQFGDGYTQVSGDGINTRSQDWELSFVGTEDYIRPIKQFFDRHAGTRAFQWTPPLEEVGLFRCEQYKPVPLGGGNYSLSATFIQAFKP is encoded by the coding sequence ATGGCTATTGAGATATTCACCTGGAGTCCGCGGGTTAATCCCCAGCAGACCGTTAACTTTCGTGTCCGGAAGGCGCAGTTCGGTGACGGGTATACGCAGGTATCCGGCGATGGTATTAACACCCGATCACAGGATTGGGAGCTGAGTTTTGTCGGTACGGAGGACTATATCCGTCCGATTAAGCAGTTCTTCGACCGTCATGCCGGCACCCGCGCGTTTCAGTGGACCCCGCCTCTGGAAGAGGTGGGGCTTTTCCGCTGCGAACAATATAAACCGGTGCCGCTGGGCGGCGGAAATTACTCACTTTCAGCCACTTTTATTCAGGCATTTAAACCATGA